A DNA window from Impatiens glandulifera chromosome 7, dImpGla2.1, whole genome shotgun sequence contains the following coding sequences:
- the LOC124945235 gene encoding uncharacterized protein LOC124945235 isoform X1 translates to MAAASVSSSFSLCTSSPSVSSSSAKLRAISLPFNRLIKRSIICFSKSKRSFGDQILDYIEGGPKLRKWYGAPDLLPKDGAVTESDERSVAEEEDEVRDAILVTDGDNDIGQLVILALIVKRVRVKAVVKDRRAALEAFGTYVEAISGDVSDSSFQNKALRGVRTIICPSEGFLAKIKNLKGVQHLVLLSQLSVYRRSSGIQALINSNARKLAEQDESIAMASGIPYTIIKAGSLKNVPGGNLGFSFKENSAEMGSLSKEDAATICAAAALDAVPKSSFVFEVANGDDQKVSDWKELFATLLVKADEQTLSDIKGMSKCSCVYIQFLLEN, encoded by the exons ATGGCTGCCGCCTCTGTTTCTTCAAGCTTCTCTCTTTGTACATCTTCTCCCTCAGTTTCCTCTTCGTCTGCAAAGCTTCGTGCCATCTCTTTACCTTTCAATCGTCTCATCAAACGATCTATTATTTGCTTCTCTAAAAGTAAGCGAAGCTTCGGTGACCAAATTCTGGATTACATTGAAG GGGGGCcaaaattaagaaaatggtATGGGGCACCAGATCTCCTACCAAAAGATGGAGCCGTCACTGAAAGTGATGAACGTTCAG ttgcagaagaagaagatgaagttcgAGATGCAATTTTAGTTACGGATGGAGACAATGATATTGGTCAG TTGGTGATATTGGCGTTAATAGTCAAGCGCGTTCGAGTTAAAGCAGTGGTGAAAGACAGACGTGCAGCTTTAGAAGCCTTTGGGACTTATGTAGAG GCAATTTCTGGAGATGTAAGTGACAGCTCATTCCAGAACAAGGCTCTTAGAGGTGTTCGAACAATAATTTGTCCCAGT GAAGGATTCTTAGCGAAGATTAAGAACTTGAAAGGAGTGCAACATTTGGTTCTACTATCTCAG TTGTCTGTTTATAGACGCAGCAGTGGAATCCAAGCTCTCATTAATAGCAATGCAAGGAAACTGGCCGAACAAGATGAATCAATAGCTATGGCTTCTGGAATACCTTACACCATTATAAAAGCTGGTTCTTTAAAAAATGTACCTGGTGGAAACCTAGGCTTCAGCTTTAAAGAG AATAGTGCAGAAATGGGAAGTCTTAGCAAAGAAGATGCCGCTACCATATGCGCTGCTGCAGCCCTTGATGCAGTCCCCAAAAGCAGTTTTGTATTTGAG GTGGCTAATGGCGACGACCAGAAAGTTTCAGATTGGAAAGAGCTTTTTGCAACATTGTTAGTGAAAGCTGATGAGCAAACCCTAAGTGATATAAAAGGCATGTCCAAATGTTCTTGTGTCTATATTCAATTCTTATTGGAAAATTAA
- the LOC124945235 gene encoding uncharacterized protein LOC124945235 isoform X2 — MAAASVSSSFSLCTSSPSVSSSSAKLRAISLPFNRLIKRSIICFSKSKRSFGDQILDYIEGGPKLRKWYGAPDLLPKDGAVTESDERSEEEDEVRDAILVTDGDNDIGQLVILALIVKRVRVKAVVKDRRAALEAFGTYVEAISGDVSDSSFQNKALRGVRTIICPSEGFLAKIKNLKGVQHLVLLSQLSVYRRSSGIQALINSNARKLAEQDESIAMASGIPYTIIKAGSLKNVPGGNLGFSFKENSAEMGSLSKEDAATICAAAALDAVPKSSFVFEVANGDDQKVSDWKELFATLLVKADEQTLSDIKGMSKCSCVYIQFLLEN, encoded by the exons ATGGCTGCCGCCTCTGTTTCTTCAAGCTTCTCTCTTTGTACATCTTCTCCCTCAGTTTCCTCTTCGTCTGCAAAGCTTCGTGCCATCTCTTTACCTTTCAATCGTCTCATCAAACGATCTATTATTTGCTTCTCTAAAAGTAAGCGAAGCTTCGGTGACCAAATTCTGGATTACATTGAAG GGGGGCcaaaattaagaaaatggtATGGGGCACCAGATCTCCTACCAAAAGATGGAGCCGTCACTGAAAGTGATGAACGTTCAG aagaagaagatgaagttcgAGATGCAATTTTAGTTACGGATGGAGACAATGATATTGGTCAG TTGGTGATATTGGCGTTAATAGTCAAGCGCGTTCGAGTTAAAGCAGTGGTGAAAGACAGACGTGCAGCTTTAGAAGCCTTTGGGACTTATGTAGAG GCAATTTCTGGAGATGTAAGTGACAGCTCATTCCAGAACAAGGCTCTTAGAGGTGTTCGAACAATAATTTGTCCCAGT GAAGGATTCTTAGCGAAGATTAAGAACTTGAAAGGAGTGCAACATTTGGTTCTACTATCTCAG TTGTCTGTTTATAGACGCAGCAGTGGAATCCAAGCTCTCATTAATAGCAATGCAAGGAAACTGGCCGAACAAGATGAATCAATAGCTATGGCTTCTGGAATACCTTACACCATTATAAAAGCTGGTTCTTTAAAAAATGTACCTGGTGGAAACCTAGGCTTCAGCTTTAAAGAG AATAGTGCAGAAATGGGAAGTCTTAGCAAAGAAGATGCCGCTACCATATGCGCTGCTGCAGCCCTTGATGCAGTCCCCAAAAGCAGTTTTGTATTTGAG GTGGCTAATGGCGACGACCAGAAAGTTTCAGATTGGAAAGAGCTTTTTGCAACATTGTTAGTGAAAGCTGATGAGCAAACCCTAAGTGATATAAAAGGCATGTCCAAATGTTCTTGTGTCTATATTCAATTCTTATTGGAAAATTAA
- the LOC124944847 gene encoding uncharacterized protein LOC124944847 gives MDSIVHAALEEICSEGATGIHLSDLWLRLLSPLTGHGIHPCDNVKKELWSNLLHIPSLQFQSKGTLYDSTDSIIQSVVESERLKLKIVASEKLRNCSVGVYDVKTSDANLSKIQRHTLKRLADARNAGIMQSELAKEFNMKGNSFFYVLRQLECRGLIVRQSAIVKTKESNNEGGEFKNGSIVHTNMVYLRRYAQNLGCQQRLEIIKEDKLLDFNDAMDEGSVKEDVHINDYLPALKAICDKLEQANGKVLVVADIKCELGYKLKYGHRAWRNMCKRLKDASVVEEFYAKVNNKEVNCLRLLKSFSPSKFKQKGFRENDLDAEQPISSNKRGKITEQLMELPIEHRIYDMVDAEGPKGLTINDIIKRLGLNNKRYYKRLINMFSRLGMPLEAENHNRCVAYRVWTHKNFNPEASKKALISSENVASENVSFDLRQRDNSLGWEVAILNKSEQTNKMINIKDGAEKTNNLIEQELPNESPVTDLCLATSEPASDFTPEKSSLSTRRRRRCYQTYPCLTPTLLNNQREEMILQRLEEEKFIIRAELHRHLENLEGDKQKLIDRKTLDRCLNKIQQEGHCKLIRVSVPSVSNCSSHKSTDVVLHPSVQDVSPELLCQIHEKLNSFGIEIRSQCSFRLKKGKTLPVLDSIQRIDTSPIKNGKFETMRANGFVLAKMVRSKLLHKYLWSYISSINQGHDQHDSHSTCRLFRVDEVIKAFPLELFCQVVGSTQTFDDMIEKCKSGLHLGDLTKEEYTSLMDTNATGRLSLIIDILRRLKLIRLVEDGHPKEQPLVATLTYALELKPYIEEPLQIFKSSIPHDHHQPETRHDFVLSSQESVDEYWNTLEYIYATAEPKMALHAFPGCAVHEICIPRSWSLLRVMTADQRAKLLERVDNADPNLKLQFKDCEKIAKELDLTIEQVLRVSYDKNQKRLTRFREQLNGDEEVHKGGDASSSKRRKRRSERKSRKRVKKGNSDRPSSEQVLTGPLVTESQPPEEQCPSSNYGGLKRDLDARQVEDGLDATGENDGAMSLSTQKQKKFFWTEDSERQLVIEYVRHRAALGAKFFRTDWGSLPNLPAPPETCKRRMTLVNYNLKIRKCIMRLCNMMSERYAKHMEKLKSNQDIDNVSVASDKVESQEKLITLETWDDFDNEAAKLALDEILKLREIARQEASEKDALDTESHSLFGFREDGTTISRRRSRSQRFTQKYLMNLESGTCSYKRVHESLAVSNAIELFKLVFMSTSVAPGIQNLLAETLRRYSKDDLFAAFNYLKEKKAMVGGTAGNPFCLSQHFVQSISSSPFPVNTGRRAAKFSSWLREQENDLMEDEIDLSADLQCGDVFQLCALLFSEELSIIPNLPDNGVGEANDSRKRKSENSDSGMDDSVKRYKSSTAGEGEIISRREKGFPGIRLSVTRNTISGTNALFRFSDHHSGTSGLGQLNGCPISSDLDKGCSLSHSVTTKEKNEQKMNTTLIANASSPWEVMTSYANHFFQLPNQVEESIFNPELFRTIHLAIQKAGDQGLSIEEVSKLVNLKEANMSEIIIEVLEVFGRALKVNAYNSVHVVDSSYSSKYLLASVAKADTVSLQRHLGVYVKEDTVNVSESNVTNTTGESMNADTTPNISKVSQPSETHVKLTYNDQNDKNKTLELHHENTGIHRLILPWLNGDGTVNKIFYKGYQRRLLAIVMQNPGILEDDIVKRMGILNPQSCKSLLKLMVLDNYITVRKMLETTSSQAPPSILNRLIGDKFRSSKLTYIEHFFANPKSCTLL, from the exons ATGGATTCCATAGTACATGCTGCTTTAGAAGAGATCTGTTCTGAAGGCGCCACTGGCATACACCTTTCTGACCTCTGGCTAAGGCTTCTTTCTCCTCTCACCGGGCATGGTATCCACCCATGCGATAATGTGAAGAAGGAATTATGGTCCAATCTTCTGCACATACCCAGCCTCCAATTCCAATCCAAGGGAACCCTCTATGATTCAACAGATTCAATTATTCAGTCTGTAGTAGAAAGTGAGAGATTGAAATTGAAGATAGTTGCTTCCGAAAAGCTGCGTAACTGCTCCGTTGGGGTCTATGATGTCAAAACATCAGATGCCAATCTCTCGAAAATACAACGTCATACTCTCAAGCGACTTGCAGATGCCAG GAATGCTGGGATTATGCAAAGTGAACTTGCTAAAGAGTTCAATATGAAAGGGAAcagttttttttatgtattaaggCAACTTGAATGCCGTGGGTTAATTGTGAGACAATCAGCTATTGTGAAGACTAAGGAATCTAACAATGAAGGGGGGGAGTTTAAAAACGGATCAATTGTCCATACCAATATGGTTTATTTACGCCGTTATGCTCAGAATTTAGGTTGTCAACAAAGACTTGAAATTATTAAAGAGGATAAACTCTTGGACTTTAATGATGCTATGGATGAAGGAAGCGTCAAAGAGGATGTACACATTAATGACTATCTGCCGGCATTAAAAGCTATATGTGATAAACTTGAGCAGGCAAATGGCAAG GTTCTTGTTGTTGCAGATATCAAGTGTGAGCTTGGGTATAAGCTAAAATATGGGCATAGAGCTTGGAGAAAT ATGTGTAAAAGACTGAAAGACGCTTCAGTAGTTGAGGAGTTCTATGCAAAAGTGAACAATAAG GAGGTTAACTGTTTGCGTTTGCTGAAGAGTTTCTCTCCTAGTAAGTTTAAACAGAAAGGTTTTAGAGAAAATGATCTTGATGCAGAACAACCAATATCATCGAATAAAAGAGGGAAAATCACGGAACAACTTATGGAGCTTCCTATTGAGCATCGAATTTATGATATGGTTGATGCAGAGGGACCAAAAGGGTTGACTATTAATGAT ATAATCAAGCGGCTTGGATTAAATAACAAGCGCTATTACAAACGACTTATCAATATGTTCTCTAGGTTGGGAATGCCTTTGGAGGCCGAAAATCATAACAGATGTGTTGCATATCGGGTTTGGACACATAAAAACTTCAACCCCGAAGCATCCAAGAAGGCTTTGATTAGCTCAGAAAATGTGGCCAGTGAAAATGTTTCTTTTGATCTGCGCCAGAGGGATAATTCTCTGGGTTGGGAGGTAGCTATCCTGAATAAATCAGAGCAAACTAACAAAATGATCAACATTAAAGACGGGGCTGAAAAGACAAACAACTTGATTGAGCAAGAACTTCCTAATGAGTCTCCTGTCACAGACCTTTGTCTAGCAACTTCTGAACCTGCATCAGATTTCACTCCTGAAAAGTCTTCGTTGTCAACTCGCCGGAGGAGACGATGTTACCAAACATATCCTTGCCTGACCCCaactttattaaataaccaGAGGGAGGAAATGATACTTCAACGGCTAGAG GAGGAAAAATTTATAATCAGAGCTGAGCTACACAGGCACCTTGAGAATCTCGAGGGAGACAAGCAGAAACTTATTGACAGGAAGACCTTGGACCGTTGTCTGAATAAGATTCAGCAAGAAGGACATTGTAAGCTCATTCGTGTTAGCGTTCCATCTGTCTCAAACTGCAGTAGCCACAAGAGTACTGATGTTGTTCTGCATCCCTCTGTCCAAGATGTATCTCCCGAACTATTGTGTCAAATTCATGAGAAACTAAATTCATTTGGAATTGAGATCCGTAGCCAATGCTCGTTTCGATTGAAAAAGGGTAAAACATTGCCTGTTCTGGATAGCATCCAAAGGATAGATACGTCCCCTATTAAGAATGGAAAGTTTGAGACAATGCGTGCGAATGGATTTGTACTAGCAAAGATGGTTAGATCAAAATTACTTCACAAGTACCTTTGGTCTTATATATCATCTATCAATCAAGGACATGATCAACATGATTCACACAGCACTTGCAGGTTGTTTCGTGTCGATGAGGTCATTAAGGCCTTTCCTCTTGAGCTCTTCTGTCAAGTTGTTGGGTCCACCCAAACATTTGATGATATGATTGAAAAATGCAAAAGTGGCTTACACCTTGGTGACCTTACTAAAGAGGAGTACACTAGTCTGATGGATACTAATGCAACAGGACGATTATCTTTGATTATTGACATTTTACGTCGGCTGAAG TTGATTCGGCTGGTAGAGGATGGACATCCAAAAGAGCAACCATTGGTTGCAACTCTTACTTATGCGTTAGAACTTAAGCCTTATATTGAAGAACCGCTCCAAATATTCAAATCATCCATACCTCATGACCACCATCAACCTGAAACTAGACATGATTTTGTACTTTCTAGTCAAGAATCTGTGGATGAGTACTGGAACACCTTAGAGTATATCTATGCTACTGCAGAGCCAAAAATGGCTCTACATGCATTCCCTGGATGTGCAGTTCATGAG ATATGTATTCCGCGATCATGGTCTTTACTCCGGGTAATGACTGCAGATCAGCGTGCCAAGCTTCTTGAACGCGTGGACAATGCTGATCCAAACTTAAAGCTTCAATTCAAAGACTGTGAGAAAATTGCTAAGGAGCTTGATTTGACAATAGAGCAG GTGCTTCGTGTCAGTTATGATAAGAACCAAAAGCGTCTTACTAGGTTTAGGGAACAATTAAATGGTGATGAAGAGGTACATAAAGGAGGTGATGCTTCATCTTCCAAAAGGAGAAAACGGAGATCTGAAAGAAAGTCTAGAAAGCGCGTGAAAAAGGGCAACTCAGATAGACCCTCTAGCGAACAAGTGCTTACTGGACCACTTGTTACTGAATCCCAGCCCCCTGAAGAACAATGTCCCTCTAGTAATTATGGAGGTCTAAAAAGAGATTTAGATGCACGACAAGTTGAAGATGGCTTGGATGCAACGGGAGAAAATGACGGTGCAATGTCACTGTCGACACAAAAACAGAAAAAGTTCTTTTGGACGGAAGACAGTGAAAG GCAACTGGTGATAGAGTACGTAAGACACCGTGCAGCACTTGGTGCAAAATTTTTCCGAACAGACTGGGGGTCACTTCCAAATCTTCCGGCACCTCCAGAGACCTGCAAAAGAAGAATGACTTTAGTAAATTATAATCTGAAGATTAGAAAATGTATAATGAGACTTTGTAACATGATGAGTGAACGTTATGCCAAACATATGGAGAAACTGAAAAGCAATCAGGATATTGATAATGTCTCGGTAGCATCTGACAAAGTTGAATCCCAAGAGAAGTTGATTACTCTGGAAACGTGGGATGACTTTGACAATGAAGCTGCTAAGTTGGCTCTGGATGAGATTCTCAAGCTCAGAGAAATTGCTAGACAAGAAGCATCTGAGAAG GATGCCCTGGACACTGAATCACATTCATTGTTTGGTTTTAGAGAGGATGGAACCACAATTTCGCGGAGGAGATCAAGAAGTCAACGGTTCACCCAAAAGTATTTGATGAATTTGGAAAGTGGGACTTGTTCATATAAACGAGTACATGAATCATTAGCTGTTTCCAATGCCATAGAGCTATTTAAACTCGTGTTTATGAGCACCTCTGTAGCTCCAGGAATTCAAAATCTTCTTGCTGAAACATTAAGGCGTTATTCAAAGGATGATCTCTTTGCTGCATTCAACTACCTTAAAGAGAAGAAAGCTATG GTTGGTGGTACGGCTGGTAATCCTTTTTGTCTTTCTCAGCATTTCGTGCAAAGTATTTCTTCGTCCCCTTTTCCAGTTAACACAGGAAGACGCGCTGCTAAGTTCTCTAGTTGGCTACGTGAGCAAGAAAACGATTTGATGGAAGATGAGATTGATCTTTCTGCAGACTTGCAATGTGGTGATGTTTTCCAGTTGTGTGCTCTACTTTTTAGCGAAGAACTATCAATTATACCAAACTTGCCTGACAATGGTGTAGGAGAGGCCAATGACTCAAGAAAACGCAAGTCTGAAAACAGTGATTCAGGCATGGATGATAGTGTTAAAAGGTATAAATCTTCCACAGCCGGAGAAGGTGAGATTATTTCTCGTCGAGAAAAGGGTTTTCCAGGCATTAGGCTATCTGTAACTCGTAACACAATATCTGGAACCAATGCATTGTTCAGATTTTCGGATCATCATAGTGGGACTTCTGGTCTTGGTCAACTGAATGGATGCCCTATATCCTCAGATCTTGACAAAGGTTGTAGCTTGTCTCATTCTGTTACCACAAAGGAAAAGAATGAACAGAAGATGAACACTACTCTTATAGCTAATGCATCTTCTCCTTGGGAAGTTATGACAAGCTATGCCAACCACTTCTTTCAGCTACCTAACCAAGTAGAAGAAAGCATTTTTAATCCGGAACTCTTTAGAACTATTCATTTAGCCATTCAGAAGGCTGGTGACCAAGGTTTGAGCATTGAAGAAGTTTCCAAACTCGTGAATTTGAAGG AAGCAAACATGTCGGAAATTATTATTGAAGTGCTTGAAGTATTTGGACGAGCTCTCAAG GTGAATGCTTATAACTCTGTCCATGTTGTGGATTCCTCATATAGCTCCAAGTATTTATTGGCCTCAGTTGCCAAAGCTGATACTGTGAGTTTGCAAAGACATCTTGGAGTTTACGTTAAGGAGGACACCGTCAATGTGTCTGAAAGTAATGTTACAAATACCACTGGAGAAAGTATGAATGCTGACACCACTCCAAATATTTCCAAGGTTTCTCAGCCTTCCGAAACACATGTGAAACTTACTTACAATGACCAAAATGACAAGAACAAAACTTTGGAACTCCATCATGAGAATACTGGCATACACAGACTTATATTACCATGGTTAAATGGAGATGGTACAGTAAACAAGATATTTTACAAGGGATACCAACGCCGTTTGCTTGCCATTGTGATGCAAAACCCAGGAATTTTGGAG GATGATATTGTCAAAAGGATGGGCATACTAAATCCTCAG AGCTGCAAAAGTTTATTGAAGTTGATGGTTCTCGATAACTATATTACTGTGCGGAAGATGCTTGAAACTACATCATCACAAGCGCCTCCCAGCATCTTGAACCGACTAATTGGGGACAAATTCAGAAGTTCAAAGTTAACTTACATAGAGCATTTCTTCGCAAACCCGAAGAGTTGCACATTACTTTAA